A genome region from Trichosurus vulpecula isolate mTriVul1 chromosome 5, mTriVul1.pri, whole genome shotgun sequence includes the following:
- the LOC118851017 gene encoding taste receptor type 2 member 3-like translates to MLTSFQIFFLFATFSQFILGILGNSFLGIINCIHWIKRSKISLSDFIIMNLAFSRIILQCVVIFDATILVFYLDFYYEERLSQIRETMWNLSNNLSIWLSTSLSVFYCLKIAIFSHSAFLWLKWRISQVIACILLACVLFFFSNAALQIQKYNVYSGLLKMRLMTNYTENVRRKEREFYVWHHLGLLGTVIPFMISLLSCLLLILSLRKHIRMMGHQVNVTRDVSTKAHVRATIVMFSFLFLFVFHFVLLFIGAASTFLAYAKMIMIIELGAPVFPSVHSFILIVQNKNLREAFLKLLCLKKGCMKGGGRGSFTS, encoded by the coding sequence ATGCTGACCTCATTCCAAATCTTCTTTTTGTTTGCGACCTTCAGTCAGTTCATTCTTGGGATTTTGGGGAATAGTTTTCTTGGGATTATCAATTGCATCCACTGGATTAAGAGGAGCAAGATTTCCTTATCTGACTTCATCATTATGAATCTAGCCTTCTCCAGGATCATCCTGCAGTGTGTGGTCATTTTTGATGCCACCATCTTGGTGTTTTATCTTGATTTCTACTATGAAGAGCGATTAAGTCAAATTCGTGAAACTATGTGGAACCTTAGTAACAATTTAAGCATCTGGCTGTCCACCTCCCTCAGTGTCTTCTACTGCCTGAAGATTGCCATTTTCTCCCACTCTGCCTTCCTCTGGCTTAAGTGGAGGATTTCCCAGGTGATTGCCTGCATTCTGCTGGCCTGtgtgctcttctttttctccaatgCAGCATTACAGATCCAAAAATACAATGTATATTCTGGCCTCCTAAAAATGAGACTCATGACAAACTATACTGAAAAtgtcagaagaaaggaaagagaattttatGTGTGGCACCATCTTGGTCTCCTGGGGACAGTGATACCATTCATGATATCCCTGCTCTCCTGTCTCTTACTCATCCTCTCCCTGAGGAAGCATATCAGGATGATGGGGCACCAGGTCAATGTGACCAGAGATGTGAGCACTAAGGCCCATGTGAGAGCCACCATTgtaatgttttccttcctcttcctctttgtctttcattttgtcCTCCTCTTCATTGGGGCAGCAAGCACTTTCCTGGCATATGCCAAGATGATAATGATTATAGAGTTGGGTGCCCCTGTCTTTCCCTCTGTGCACTCATTTATACTCATTGTGCAAAACAAAAACCTGAGAGAGGCATTCCTGAAGTTGCTGTGTTTGAAGAAGGGCTGCATgaaaggtgggggcaggggatcCTTCACCAGCTAG